The Rhinolophus ferrumequinum isolate MPI-CBG mRhiFer1 chromosome 28, mRhiFer1_v1.p, whole genome shotgun sequence genome has a window encoding:
- the SH2D7 gene encoding SH2 domain-containing protein 7 isoform X1, with amino-acid sequence MEGSLKQLSLGPGPERAGNSQGLAELQELALRWFMETQAPLILQDGALPSWFHGFITRKQTEQLLRDKALGSFLIRLSNRATGFILSYRGGDRCRHFIITQLQDRRYLVSGDSHSHSSLAELVRHYQEVQFEPFGETLAAACPRPEDNDVYDAITLGPHQTNPGHENPPATASPTGVPGKAASPCPPSKSQVSFLHLKKSQDVSPWNLSQEECMEVPIRAPPLPERSGSLLDESFGSANDVIYTDLRKMNQARLGRGTEVSGRLGPVPAGSQACSPGKEAPKRLPEGSQNRPGGPGPALSGGSPDQGSTASPASWGPSSEAPGSSAATWSQGSPKLNPGTQPCSHGSSADTYELIAQEAGDGPDQGEGSTYEQIPVCCGGPARPPSPGASPTYSKLLGPTDCGCERSSGAPEPRNTYEQVTAAKSKAAGRTQKPDKLRRLFFTDKKYRS; translated from the exons ATGGAGGGCAGCCTAAAGCAGCTCAGCCTGGGGCCGGGGCCCGAGAGGGCAGGGAACAGCCAGGGGCTGGCTGAGCTGCAGGAGCTGGCCCTGAGGTGGTTCATGGAGACGCAGGCCCCCCTCATTCTGCAGGACGGAGCCCTGCCCTCCTGGTTTCACGGATTCATCACCCGCAA GCAGACGGAGCAGCTGCTCAGGGACAAAGCTCTTGGCTCCTTCCTCATCCGCCTCAGTAACCGGGCCACTGGCTTCATCCTGTCCTACAG GGGGGGCGACCGCTGCCGACATTTCATCATCACCCAGCTCCAAGACCGGCGCTACCTCGTCTCAGGggacagccacagccacagcagcCTGGCTGAGCTGGTGCGCCATTACCAGGAGGTGCAGTTTGAGCCCTTTGGGGAGACCCTGGCCGCTGCCTGCCCCCGG CCAGAGGACAATGACGTGTACGACGCCATCACCCTGGGCCCCCACCAGACCAACCCGGGCCACGAAAACCCACCTGCCACGGCATCCCCCACAGGCGTCCCGGGAAAGGCggccagcccctgcccccctTCAAAGTCCCAGGTCTCCTTCCTCCACTTGAAGAAGAGTCAGGACGTGAGTCCCTGGAACCTGTCCCAGGAGGAGTGCATGGAG gtCCCTATCAGAGCACCCCCCCTCCCCGAGAGGAGTGGCTCTCTTCTGGACGAGTCTTTCGGAAGTGCTAACGACGTCATCTATACAGACCTGAGGAAGATGAACCAGGCACGGCTAGGTCGGGGCACAGAGGTGTCCGGCAGGCTCGGGCCAGTTCCAGCGGGCAGCCAGGCCTGCTCCCCAGGCAAGGAGGCCCCAAAGAGGCTCCCTGAGGGAAGCCAGAACAGGCCCGGCGGCCCAGGGCCTGCCCTCTCTGGGGGGAGCCCAGACCAGGGCTCTACAGCATCTCCTGCTTCCTGGGGCCCCAGTTCGGAGGCTCCAGGATCCTCAGCTGCTACCTGGAGTCAGGGGTCTCCGAAGCTGAACCCTGGGACTCAGCCCTGCTCCCACGGCAGCTCTGCAGACACCTATGAGCTCATCGCGCAGGAGGCGGGGGACGGGCCAGACCAAGGAGAAGGCAGTACCTACGAGCAGATCCCAGTCTGCTGTGGTGGCCCAGCCAGGCCCCCCAGTCCCGGGGCCAGTCCCACATACAGCAAGCTCTTGGGGCCCACAGACTGTGGCTGTGAGAGGAGCTCGGGGGCCCCGGAGCCAAGGAACACTTATGAACAAGTCACTGCAGCCAAGAGCAAGGCTGCTGGACGGACACAAAAG CCGGACAAGCTTCGGAGGCTCTTCTTCACGGACAAGAAGTACAGATCCTGA
- the SH2D7 gene encoding SH2 domain-containing protein 7 isoform X2 has translation MEGSLKQLSLGPGPERAGNSQGLAELQELALRWFMETQAPLILQDGALPSWFHGFITRKQTEQLLRDKALGSFLIRLSNRATGFILSYRGGDRCRHFIITQLQDRRYLVSGDSHSHSSLAELVRHYQEPEDNDVYDAITLGPHQTNPGHENPPATASPTGVPGKAASPCPPSKSQVSFLHLKKSQDVSPWNLSQEECMEVPIRAPPLPERSGSLLDESFGSANDVIYTDLRKMNQARLGRGTEVSGRLGPVPAGSQACSPGKEAPKRLPEGSQNRPGGPGPALSGGSPDQGSTASPASWGPSSEAPGSSAATWSQGSPKLNPGTQPCSHGSSADTYELIAQEAGDGPDQGEGSTYEQIPVCCGGPARPPSPGASPTYSKLLGPTDCGCERSSGAPEPRNTYEQVTAAKSKAAGRTQKPDKLRRLFFTDKKYRS, from the exons ATGGAGGGCAGCCTAAAGCAGCTCAGCCTGGGGCCGGGGCCCGAGAGGGCAGGGAACAGCCAGGGGCTGGCTGAGCTGCAGGAGCTGGCCCTGAGGTGGTTCATGGAGACGCAGGCCCCCCTCATTCTGCAGGACGGAGCCCTGCCCTCCTGGTTTCACGGATTCATCACCCGCAA GCAGACGGAGCAGCTGCTCAGGGACAAAGCTCTTGGCTCCTTCCTCATCCGCCTCAGTAACCGGGCCACTGGCTTCATCCTGTCCTACAG GGGGGGCGACCGCTGCCGACATTTCATCATCACCCAGCTCCAAGACCGGCGCTACCTCGTCTCAGGggacagccacagccacagcagcCTGGCTGAGCTGGTGCGCCATTACCAGGAG CCAGAGGACAATGACGTGTACGACGCCATCACCCTGGGCCCCCACCAGACCAACCCGGGCCACGAAAACCCACCTGCCACGGCATCCCCCACAGGCGTCCCGGGAAAGGCggccagcccctgcccccctTCAAAGTCCCAGGTCTCCTTCCTCCACTTGAAGAAGAGTCAGGACGTGAGTCCCTGGAACCTGTCCCAGGAGGAGTGCATGGAG gtCCCTATCAGAGCACCCCCCCTCCCCGAGAGGAGTGGCTCTCTTCTGGACGAGTCTTTCGGAAGTGCTAACGACGTCATCTATACAGACCTGAGGAAGATGAACCAGGCACGGCTAGGTCGGGGCACAGAGGTGTCCGGCAGGCTCGGGCCAGTTCCAGCGGGCAGCCAGGCCTGCTCCCCAGGCAAGGAGGCCCCAAAGAGGCTCCCTGAGGGAAGCCAGAACAGGCCCGGCGGCCCAGGGCCTGCCCTCTCTGGGGGGAGCCCAGACCAGGGCTCTACAGCATCTCCTGCTTCCTGGGGCCCCAGTTCGGAGGCTCCAGGATCCTCAGCTGCTACCTGGAGTCAGGGGTCTCCGAAGCTGAACCCTGGGACTCAGCCCTGCTCCCACGGCAGCTCTGCAGACACCTATGAGCTCATCGCGCAGGAGGCGGGGGACGGGCCAGACCAAGGAGAAGGCAGTACCTACGAGCAGATCCCAGTCTGCTGTGGTGGCCCAGCCAGGCCCCCCAGTCCCGGGGCCAGTCCCACATACAGCAAGCTCTTGGGGCCCACAGACTGTGGCTGTGAGAGGAGCTCGGGGGCCCCGGAGCCAAGGAACACTTATGAACAAGTCACTGCAGCCAAGAGCAAGGCTGCTGGACGGACACAAAAG CCGGACAAGCTTCGGAGGCTCTTCTTCACGGACAAGAAGTACAGATCCTGA